The region GTTACTTATGCCTACATTTTCTTTTCTGTCCGCTCCACAATACCTCACGATACTGCTTCGGCGCAAACAGAATGCTCTCCTACCAGATGTATTAATACAAATCCATAGCTTCGGTAATATGTTTATGCCCGATTATTATCCATGCCGGACCGCTCGACTAGTGAGCTGTTACGCACTCTTTAAATGAATGGCTGCTTCCAAGCCAACATCCTAGCTGTCAATGCAGTCCAACCGCGTTGCTTCAACTTAACATATATTTGGGGACCTTAGCTGTTGGTCTGGGTTCTTTCCCTCTCGGACATGGACCTTAGCACCCATGCCCTCACTGCCGCAGAACATTTATTAGCATTCGGAGTTTGTCAGGAATTGGTAGGCGGTGAAACCCCCGCATCCAATCAGTAGCTCTACCTCTAATAAACTCATTTGCGACGCTGCACCTAAATGCATTTCGGAGAGTACGAGCTATCTCCCAGTTTGATTGGCCTTTCACCCCTACCCACAGGTCATCCGAAGACTTTTCAACGTCAACCGGTTCGGTCCTCCACTCTGTGTTACCAGAGCTTCAACCTGCCCATGGGTAGATCACAAGGTTTCGCGTCTAATCCTACTAACTATGCGCCCTATTCAGACTCGCTTTCGCTCCGGCTCCGGACCTGAAGTCCTTAACCTCGCTAGTAAAATTAACTCGTAGGCTCATTATGCAAAAGGCACGCCGTCACCCAACTTGTGGGCTCCGACCGCTTGTAGGCGTACGGTTTCAGGTTCTATTTCACCCTTCTATTCGAAGTGCTTTTCACCTTTCCTTCACAGTACTTGTTCACTATCGGTCTTTCAGGAGTATTTAGCCTTGGAGGATGGTCCCCCCATATTCAGACAGGATTTCACGTGTCCCGCCCTACTCATTTATCACTCAAATATGCCTTTCATATACGGGGCTATCACCCTCTATGGCTGTTCTTTCCAGAACATTCTATTAAACATATAAAAGCTTTTGGGCTAATCCGCTTTCGCTCGCCACTACTTACGGAATCTCTTCGATTTCTTTTCCTCCGGGTACTTAGATGTTTCAGTTCTCCGGGTTTGCTCCTCTTACGAGGTGACTAGTCTTCAACTAGCCGGGTTGCCCCATTCGGACATCTCGGGATCAATTCGTGTGTGCCAATCCCCCGAGCTTTTCGCAGCTTACCACGTCCTTCTTCGCCTCTGAAAGCCTAGGCATCCGCCATACGCCCTTAACGATTTCTTTCCTATTTTTAGGTTACTCAAGCACTTATAAGTGCTCGGTTTTCTCTTTGTGATGTCTTTACCGTTAATGTCAATGATCTTAATTTCTTCTTTTCCGACTGATGAACAGATGTTGTTTTTGGCTCCATCCGTAACTTTTAAATCAGTCTTCCAAAACTGTGGAGAATAAGGGAGTCGAACCCTTGACCTCCTGCGTGCAAGGCAGGCGCTCTAGCCAGCTGAGCTAATTCCCCCTCTAGTTGCTGTTGGCTTATTGCTAATTGCTTCGGGCTTTTTTGCCATAAGCTATAAGCCATTTGCCAGCCGCCTTAATTAGTAGTCTCGGGCAGGCTCGAACTGCCGACCTCTACATTATCAGTGTAGCGCTCTAACCAGCTGAGCTACGAGACTTTGTATGAGCAATGGGTGATGAGTAATAAGTAATCCTTTTCCTCCTGTCCATTTCTCAATCTCTTTCCCTTTTACTAATTTCTAGTGGGTTTTATTTTTTATATATTTATAAGTAATTAGTAATGAGTAATTTTTTACGATCCAATTACTTGGCTCTTTTTACTTTTATCTTTTTACTTATAAACCAACCAAACAAAAAACTAAAGCTTTACTTTGAATAAGTACTTTGTGTCTAGGACACTAATTTTGTTTTACGTCTAAAGACGCTCTAAAATGAGATGTTCCAGCCGCACCTTCCGGTACGGCTACCTTGTTACGACTTAGCCCTAGTTACCTGTTTTACCCTAGGCAGCTCCTTTTACGGTCACCGACTTCAGGTACCCCAGACTTCCATGGCTTGACGGGCGGTGTGTACAAGGCCCGGGAACGTATTCACCGCGCCATGGCTGATGCGCGATTACTAGCGATTCCAGCTTCATAGAGTCGAGTTGCAGACTCCAATCCGAACTGAGACCGGCTTTCGAGATTTGCATCACATCGCTGTGTAGCTGCCCTCTGTACCGGCCATTGTATTACGTGTGTGGCCCAAGGCGTAAGGGCCGTGATGATTTGACGTCATCCCCACCTTCCTCTCTACTTGCGTAGGCAGTCTCACTAGAGTCCCCAACTGAATGATGGCAACTAGTGACAGGGGTTGCGCTCGTTGCAGGACTTAACCTAACACCTCACGGCACGAGCTGACGACAACCATGCAGCACCTTGAAAATTGCCCGAAGGAAGGTCTATTTCTAAACCGATCAATTCCCATTTAAGCCTTGGTAAGGTTCCTCGCGTATCATCGAATTAAACCACATAATCCACCGCTTGTGCGGGCCCCCGTCAATTCCTTTGAGTTTCATTCTTGCGAACGTACTCCCCAGGTGGCTAACTTATCACTTTCGCTTAGTCTCTGAAGCCGAAGCCCCAAAAACGAGTTAGCATCGTTTACGGCGTGGACTACCAGGGTATCTAATCCTGTTCGCTCCCCACGCTTTCGTCCATCAGCGTCAGTTAAGACATAGTGACCTGCCTTCGCAATTGGTGTTCTAAGTAATATCTATGCATTTCACCGCTACACTACTTATTCCAGCCACTTCTACCTTACTCAAGACCTGCAGTATCAATGGCAGTTTCACAGTTAAGCTGTGAGATTTCACCACTGACTTACAGATCCGCCTACGGACCCTTTAAACCCAATAAATCCGGATAACGCTTGCACCCTCCGTATTACCGCGGCTGCTGGCACGGAGTTAGCCGGTGCTTATTCGTATAGTACCTTCAGCTTTCCACACGTGGAAAGGTTTATCCCTATACAAAAGAAGTTTACAACCCATAGGGCCGTCGTCCTTCACGCGGGATGGCTGGATCAGGCTCTCACCCATTGTCCAATATTCCTCACTGCTGCCTCCCGTAGGAGTCTGGTCCGTGTCTCAGTACCAGTGTGGGGGATCACCCTCTCAGGCCCCCTAAAGATCACTGACTTGGTAGGCCGTTACCCTACCAACTATCTAATCTTGCGCGTGCCCATCTTTATCCACCGGAGTTTTCAATATCAAATGATGCCACTTAATATATTATGGGGTATTAATCTTCCTTTCGAAAGGCTATCCCCCTGATAAAGGCAGGTTGCACACGTGTTCCGCACCCGTACGCCGCTCTCTCTGTTCCGAAGAACAAATACCGCTCGGCTTGCATGTGTTAGGCCTCCCGCTAGCGTTCATCCTGAGCCAGGATCAAACTCTCCATTGTATGTTTGTCTGACTCACTCAAAGTTTTTAACGCTTTAGTTTTTCCTTACTTGGTTGTTATATTGTATGTCAATGATCTTCCAATCTTTCGCTTTTTCCGAAGCACTCTCTCTGTCAGTGGCGCTCCGTATTTGCGAGTGCAAAAGTAAAAAATTATTTCTTTATGACCAAATGTTTTTTGAGAATTTTTTAAAGTTTTTTGATGACCTTAATTTCTTTATTTACCATTCAATCCCACTCCTGCGCTTCCCGTTTTACCGGACTGCAAAGATACAAAAATTTTTAACTCCCGCAACTTTTATTTCTAAAAATTTTTGATTGTTTCTCTTCGTATCCTAAAGTGATTTTCTTAATCTTTTTGCCCATCTAAAGGCTCTTCTGCGCTTACTGATATACTCTCGTTTTCAGTGGGGCAAAGATAAAGACTTTAACCCTACACTTCCAAACTTACTTAACATAAAATTAAATTTAAATTCATATTTGAACTTAACTAGCTGACTCCGTGACCAAATATTTTTAAACTAACGTTTGATATTTTATGCCTGAAGATGGAAGAACATAAGTATTGGAACTTTTATTGGAGGCTTGGATAATTTAATGATAGAAAAATTCAGCTTATCTATTTTGTTTTAGTGCTACAGGTTTTGAGTTGGTTTATTCATAATAGAGAAGATCCTTTGGTTAATTGGGTTCCTGGACTTTATAATTTACTCTCGAAAAGATTTTTATTTTTGGGAGATTTTTTAGAAGCGGTAATGTATCAAAAGTTGTTATTAGATAAATCGTTTCGTACTAAGCTCAAAAGTGGGGACAATAACTGGGTCATAAATTTTACGCAAAGAATTTCAGTATCTAATGTTATAAAACGATGTAAAATAAATATACTTAGATTATTTTGATATGTCTAATATCTAATGTCTAGCATTTAAGTATCTAATGCCTTAAAAAGTTTAAAAAGGGAGAAGGATATAGTATAAACCAAACAACCTCATTCAAATAAATGAATGAGGTTTAATGTATATAGTAAATAGTATAAAACGCAAAAAGTCTCATACATAACTGTATGAGACTTTTAAATAAAAACTGGCGGCGACCTACTCTCCCGCTTGTCGCAGTACCATCGGCGCTGGTGGGCTTAACTTCTGTGTTCGGAATGGGAACAGGTGAGCCCCACCGCTAAAACCACCCTAAAGGTTGTATATAGCTGTTGGCTATTGGCTGATTGCCATTGGCCATGAGCTTTTTATCGGTAAATTTCATCACAAAGGCAAAACCAGTGTTGCACTTATAAGGCTTGTTTTAGTAATAACCAATAGGCTATAAATCTACGGGTAATTAGTACTACTCGGCTATGCTGTTACCAACTTTACACCTGTAGCCTATCAACGTTGTCATCTCCAACGACCCTTAAAAGATGTCTCATCTTGAGGCGAGTTTCGCACTTATATGCTTTCAGTGCTTATCTCTTCCAAACGTAGCTACTCAGCGGTGCACCTGGCGGTACAACTGATACACCAGAGGTTTGTTCAATTCGGTCCTCTCGTACTAGAATCAAGCCCTCTCAAACATCTAACGCCCGCAATAGATAGAGACCGAACTGTCTCACGACGTTCTGAACCCAGCTCGCGTGCCACTTTAATGGGCGAACAGCCCAACCCTTGGGACCTTCTCCAGCCCCAGGATGTGACGAGCCGACATCGAGGTGCCGAACCTCCCCGTCGATGTGAGCTCTTGGGGGAGACTAGCCTGTTATCCCCGGAGTACCTTTTATCCTATGAGCGATGGCCCTTCCATACGGAACCACCGGATCACTATGTCCTGCTTTCGCACCTGATCGACTTGTAGGTCTCACAGTCAAGCACCCTTATGCCATTACACTCTACGCACGGTTACCAAGCGTGCTGAGGGTACCTTTGAAAGCCTCCGTTACTCTTTTGGAGGCGACCACCCCAGTCAAACTACCCACCACGCAATGTCCTTCTTAAAGAAGTTAGGCTCCAAGTAAGTAAAGGGTGGTATTTCAACGTCGACTCCACCAACACTAGCGTGCCAGCTTCAAAGTCTCCCACCTATCCTACACATTACTTACTCAAAGTCAATACGAAGTTATAGTAAAGGTTCACAGGGTCTTTTCGTCCCATTGCGGGTAATCGGCATCTTCACCGATACTACAATTTCACCGAGCTCGTGGCTGAGACAGTGCCCAGATCGTTACACCATTCGTGCAGGTCGGAACTTACCCGACAAGGAATTTCGCTACCTTAGGACCGTTATAGTTACGGCCGCCGTTTACTGGGGCTTCAGTCAAACGCTTCGCTTACGCTAACGCCCTTCCTTAACCTTCCAGCACCGGGCAGGTGTCAGACCCTATACAGCATCTTTCGATTTAGCAGAGTCCTGTGTTTTTGATAAACAGTCGCCTGGGCCTCTTCACTGCGGCCAGCATTGCTGCTGGCGTCTCTTCTTCCGAAGTTACGAGACTATTTTGCCTAGTTCCTTAGCCACGACTCACTCGAGCACCTTAGGATTCTCTCCTCGACCACCTGTGTCGGTTTTGGTACGGGTTGCTTCACTTCGGCTTTTCTTGGATCCGATTTCACTATAACAGCTTCGCCCGAAGGCTAGGCCTTGACACTTCCGTCCGTCTTCAATAGCTACGTCGAACCGTCCCCTTTTTAGTGTGAGCAAGTATGGGAATATTAACCCATTGTCCATCCACTACCCCTTTCGGGTTCGCGTTAGGTCCCGACTAACCCTCAGCTGATTAGCATGGCTGAGGAAACCTTAGTCTTTCGGTGAGGGGGTTTCTCGCCCCCTTTATCGTTACTTATGCCTACATTTTCTTTTCTGTCCGCTCCACAATACCTCACGATACTGCTTCGGCGCAAACAGAATGCTCTCCTACCAGATGTATTAATACAAATCCATAGCTTCGGTAATATGTTTATGCCCGATTATTATCCATGCCGGACCGCTCGACTAGTGAGCTGTTACGCACTCTTTAAATGAATGGCTGCTTCCAAGCCAACATCCTAGCTGTCAATGCAGTCCAACCGCGTTGCTTCAACTTAACATATATTTGGGGACCTTAGCTGTTGGTCTGGGTTCTTTCCCTCTCGGACATGGACCTTAGCACCCATGCCCTCACTGCCGCAGAACATTTATTAGCATTCGGAGTTTGTCAGGAATTGGTAGGCGGTGAAACCCCCGCATCCAATCAGTAGCTCTACCTCTAATAAACTCATTTGCGACGCTGCACCTAAATGCATTTCGGAGAGTACGAGCTATCTCCCAGTTTGATTGGCCTTTCACCCCTACCCACAGGTCATCCGAAGACTTTTCAACGTCAACCGGTTCGGTCCTCCACTCTGTGTTACCAGAGCTTCAACCTGCCCATGGGTAGATCACAAGGTTTCGCGTCTAATCCTACTAACTATGCGCCCTATTCAGACTCGCTTTCGCTCCGGCTCCGGACCTGAAGTCCTTAACCTCGCTAGTAAAATTAACTCGTAGGCTCATTATGCAAAAGGCACGCCGTCACCCAACTTGTGGGCTCCGACCGCTTGTAGGCGTACGGTTTCAGGTTCTATTTCACCCTTCTATTCGAAGTGCTTTTCACCTTTCCTTCACAGTACTTGTTCACTATCGGTCTTTCAGGAGTATTTAGCCTTGGAGGATGGTCCCCCCATATTCAGACAGGATTTCACGTGTCCCGCCCTACTCATTTATCACTCAAATATGCCTTTCATATACGGGGCTATCACCCTCTATGGCTGTTCTTTCCAGAACATTCTATTAAACATATAAAAGCTTTTGGGCTAATCCGCTTTCGCTCGCCACTACTTACGGAATCTCTTCGATTTCTTTTCCTCCGGGTACTTAGATGTTTCAGTTCTCCGGGTTTGCTCCTCTTACGAGGTGACTAGTCTTCAACTAGCCGGGTTGCCCCATTCGGACATCTCGGGATCAATTCGTGTGTGCCAATCCCCCGAGCTTTTCGCAGCTTACCACGTCCTTCTTCGCCTCTGAAAGCCTAGGCATCCGCCATACGCCCTTAACGATTTCTTTCCTATTTTTAGGTTACTCAAGCACTTATAAGTGCTCGGTTTTCTCTTTGTGATGTCTTTACCGTTAATGTCAATGATCTTAATTTCTTCTTTTCCGACTGATGAACAGATGTTGTTTTTGGCTCCATCCGTAACTTTTAAATCAGTCTTCCAAAACTGTGGAGAATAAGGGAGTCGAACCCTTGACCTCCTGCGTGCAAGGCAGGCGCTCTAGCCAGCTGAGCTAATTCCCCCTCTAGTTGCTGTTGGCTTATTGCTAATTGCTTCGGGCTTTTTTGCCATAAGCTATAAGCCATTTGCCAGCCGCCTTAATTAGTAGTCTCGGGCAGGCTCGAACTGCCGACCTCTACATTATCAGTGTAGCGCTCTAACCAGCTGAGCTACGAGACTTTGTATGAGCAATGGGTGATGAGTAATAAGTAATCCTTTTCCTCCTGTCCATTTCTCAATCTCTTTCCCTTTTACTAATTTCTAGTGGGTTTTATTTTTTATATATTTATAAGTAATTAGTAATGAGTAATTTTTTACGATCCAATTACTTGGCTCTTTTTACTTTTATCTTTTTACTTATAAACCAACCAAACAAAAAACTAAAGCTTTACTTTGAATAAGTACTTTGTGTCTAGGACACTAATTTTGTTTTACGTCTAAAGACGCTCTAAAATGAGATGTTCCAGCCGCACCTTCCGGTACGGCTACCTTGTTACGACTTAGCCCTAGTTACCTGTTTTACCCTAGGCAGCTCCTTTTACGGTCACCGACTTCAGGTACCCCAGACTTCCATGGCTTGACGGGCGGTGTGTACAAGGCCCGGGAACGTATTCACCGCGCCATGGCTGATGCGCGATTACTAGCGATTCCAGCTTCATAGAGTCGAGTTGCAGACTCCAATCCGAACTGAGACCGGCTTTCGAGATTTGCATCACATCGCTGTGTAGCTGCCCTCTGTACCGGCCATTGTATTACGTGTGTGGCCCAAGGCGTAAGGGCCGTGATGATTTGACGTCATCCCCACCTTCCTCTCTACTTGCGTAGGCAGTCTCACTAGAGTCCCCAACTGAATGATGGCAACTAGTGACAGGGGTTGCGCTCGTTGCAGGACTTAACCTAACACCTCACGGCACGAGCTGACGACAACCATGCAGCACCTTGAAAATTGCCCGAAGGAAGGTCTATTTCTAAACCGATCAATTCCCATTTAAGCCTTGGTAAGGTTCCTCGCGTATCATCGAATTAAACCACATAATCCACCGCTTGTGCGGGCCCCCGTCAATTCCTTTGAGTTTCATTCTTGCGAACGTACTCCCCAGGTGGCTAACTTATCACTTTCGCTTAGTCTCTGAAGCCGAAGCCCCAAAAACGAGTTAGCATCGTTTACGGCGTGGACTACCAGGGTATCTAATCCTGTTCGCTCCCCACGCTTTCGTCCATCAGCGTCAGTTAAGACATAGTGACCTGCCTTCGCAATTGGTGTTCTAAGTAATATCTATGCATTTCACCGCTACACTACTTATTCCAGCCACTTCTACCTTACTCAAGACCTGCAGTATCAATGGCAGTTTCACAGTTAAGCTGTGAGATTTCACCACTGACTTACAGATCCGCCTACGGACCCTTTAAACCCAATAAATCCGGATAACGCTTGCACCCTCCGTATTACCGCGGCTGCTGGCACGGAGTTAGCCGGTGCTTATTCGTATAGTACCTTCAGCTTTCCACACGTGGAAAGGTTTATCCCTATACAAAAGAAGTTTACAACCCATAGGGCCGTCGTCCTTCACGCGGGATGGCTGGATCAGGCTCTCACCCATTGTCCAATATTCCTCACTGCTGCCTCCCGTAGGAGTCTGGTCCGTGTCTCAGTACCAGTGTGGGGGATCACCCTCTCAGGCCCCCTAAAGATCACTGACTTGGTAGGCCGTTACCCTACCAACTATCTAATCTTGCGCGTGCCCATCTTTATCCACCGGAGTTTTCAATATCAAATGATGCCACTTAATATATTATGGGGTATTAATCTTCCTTTCGAAAGGCTATCCCCCTGATAAAGGCAGGTTGCACACGTGTTCCGCACCCGTACGCCGCTCTCTCTGTTCCGAAGAACAAATACCGCTCGGCTTGCATGTGTTAGGCCTCCCGCTAGCGTTCATCCTGAGCCAGGATCAAACTCTCCATTGTATGTTTGTCTGACTCACTCAAAGTTTTTAACGCTTTAGTTTTTCCTTACTTGGTTGTTATATTGTATGTCAATGATCTTCCAATCTTTCGCTTTTTCCGAAGCACTCTCTCTGTCAGTGGCGCTCCGTATTTGCGAGTGCAAAAGTAAAAAATTATTTCTTTATGACCAAATGTTTTTTGAGAATTTTTTAAAGTTTTTTGATGACCTTAATTTCTTTATTTACCATTCAATCCCACTCCTGCGCTTCCCGTTTTACCGGACTGCAAAGATACAAAAATTTTTAACTCCCGCAACTTTTATTTCTAAAAATTTTTGATTGTTTCTCTTCGTATCCTAAAGTGATTTTCTTAATCTTTTTGCCCATCTAAAGGCTCTTCTGCGCTTACTGATATACTCTCGTTTTCAGTGGGGCAAAGATAAAGACTTTAACCCTACACTTCCAAACTTACTTAACATAAAATTAAATTTAAATTCATATTTGAACTTAACTAGCTGACTCCGTGACCAAATATTTTTAAACTAACGTTTAGAGGTTATGAGTAGAAAGAAAATCATGCTCAAACTAAGAAATAAAAAAAGCAAAGTTTAATTACTTTGCTTATGTTCTTTATATATTGTACTTAGAAATTCTGCGTAAGATTTCTCCAGACCAACAATATCCCCACTTTTTAAATTTAACCCTCCTCTTCCTGAGTCATCGGATTTTATTTTTGTTGAAGACATCTGAAAGTATTGATTTCCATCATTAGATCTCGGTTGCAGTTTTATAGTAGAACCTAAAAGCTTTCTGGTAGAAATAACATACACCTCTTCATTCTTAGGTTTTAAAACAAAAAAACTTCTGGGTTCTAGAATAAGGTCTTTTTTATTAATGCTTATTTTTTGCTCTTTATCTGAAGAAGCAAACAAATAAATATTTCCGGTTTGATTTAAAAGCTTGTCTCTTGAAATAAAATAAAGGTTGAATCTGTAATTAGAGGGATTAAATGATTGAGTAGAACCATCAATATTTTCGAAAAGTTTTAATGAAAAAGCGTTGGCACCGATTTCCTTTGCTTTTTTATATATTAAAGAAAACACAGCCGCATCATCTTTTGAAAAACCCTGAACTTCTATTTCTCCCAAATAAGATGCCTCTTTTATCTCGTCATTTATTTTAAATAAAGTCTGATCTGTATTATCATGTGTCTTTTCAACTTTAGTAAGAAAAACACTTTGAGCATTTACAATCTGGACAAGAGTAATAAAACTTATTATCAAAAAATTCTTCATAGTACTATTTTATTTTGTAAGAACTTCAACACAATCTTCTAAGCTATTTTCCCAATGCTTAGGTTCTATTTTATAAAATTTCTCTATTTTATCTAAACACATAGTACTTCTCTTCGGTCTTTTTGCCGGAGTTGGATATTGCTCGGTTGTCAGTGGATTTAGTTTAATACTTGATTTTGAAAATTCTGCAATTTTTTGAGCAAATTCAAACCAAGTAGTTTCGGGGTAGTTTGAAAAATGGAAGATACCAAATGTTTTGTTTTTAGTTTCGATGATTTCCATTATTGCTTCTGCCAAGTCGTTGGCATTAGTTGGCTGCCCAAACTGATCTGCCACAATTCCCAACTCTTCTTTTTGAGAAAACAAATTCAACATTGTCTTTACAAAGTTCTTATTAAACTCTGAATACAACCAGGACGTTCTTAAAATGATTGTCTTAGGATTGATATCTAGAGCTAATTCTTCTCCTTTAAGTTTCGATTGTCCATAAACTCCTATTGGATTGGTAAAATCATCTTCTGCATAATCCAGGTTGGTTTCTCCATCAAAAACATAATCTGTGGAAACATGGATAAGAACAGTTTTAAACTCGGCACAAGCTTCTGCGATATTGGCAACACCTTCCGCATTTACAGCAAAAGCTTTCTCAGGTTCTTTTTCTGCAAGATCTACTGCGGTATATGCGGAAGCATTGATACAAAAGTCCGGTTTATTATCGTAAAAGAAACTTTGTATCTGCTCTGAATTTGTCACATTAAGAGCTTGTGAATCTGTAAATATAAATTCATATTTATTTTCAAAATTCTCTGCAATATGTTTTATACAGCTTCCTAATTGTCCGTTACTGCCTATTACTAATATTTTTTTCATCTTTATATTATGAGTTTTTTGCGTTTTGAGATCTTAAAAATTTAACCCTTGATTGGAAGTCTTTTTGTTCCAGGTCCATATAGAATTTATGGAATGTTTCTTTTATGTCTTCCGGGTGTACTTCAGATCTTCTTGTTTTTACATTAAAATAAATAACAGTAACCCATAATACTGCATGAATTGTTTTTTCATCCAAACTTTTCATTAGAATTTCAACTTTGGCAGTTCTATCCTGAATATCGATTGTTTTACTGCTAATAACAACAGATGTATTGTATCTAACTTCTTTCAGATATGCTATTTCGTTCTGAATGGCGATCCAAGTACAGCCAGTTTTCTTTGTATATTCTTCATAAGTAAACCCGTAAAATGTCTCCACATGATCCTCTCTTGCATTGAACATATAATCCAAATATTTCACATTGTTTAGGTGACCTATTGGATCACAGTCGCTAAAGCGTACTTTTACCGTTGTTGATACTTCTTTTTCCATTGTGCAAAAATAAAAAAACCACCCCGATTAGAGGTGGTTGATTTTATAAATCTTTGTTAATTTCTAAAATTATTTAAGACCTAATTCTTTTTTAACATCAGCTGTGATGTCTGGACCATTTTTGTAGATAAGAGCAGACGAATTAGCATCTAATACAAAATCAATTGTGTTTGCTTTTGCTACTTTTTCAATAGCAGCATTTAATTTTGTTTCAATCGGAGCATATAAAGCATCTTGTTTTGCCTGACTGTCTTTCATTGCTTTATCCTGCATTTGAGCAATTTCTTCCTGAATTTTTTGCAATTCTGCTTCTCTTGCTTTGTTTTCTTCAGCAGTTTTTTTAGAAGCTTCTTCAGAATATTGCTTTAATTTTGCTTGACCAGCATCTCCTTTCTTTTTAATCTCAGCTTGTTTGCTATCGATAAATGTTTTTAGGTCAGCATCTGCTTTAGTTTTTTCAGGCATCGCATTAAGAACAGCCGCAACGTTTAAAGTAGCCGATTTTTGAGCTTTTGCCATACCTACAGACACAACCATCATTATTGCTGTAAATAATACACTTAATTTTTTCATAATTGGTAAATAAATAATTTAATTTTTAAGATTGCAAATTTCAATAAAAGTTAATTTCAAAACAAATTTAATTATACTTTTTAAGGAAATTCTAATTCTTTTTCTCTTTTGTTGTTGTTCCTTTTAGTAAAATATCTAAGACTTTATCTGTATAATCAAATCTTTTTTGAAGGAAAATAACATTAACGTCGTTACTTTTATCAAGAACTATGCCCAATCCATTTTTTTCAGACATCGTCTTAATCGCGTTCCAGATCTGATCCTGAAAAGGCTGAACTAGATTGGCCCTCAGCTTACTAATTTCTCCATTGGTACCAAAACGTAAGCTTGTCGTTGTTTTAATATTTTTATCCAGATCCATCACTTCTTTTTCCCTAAGCTTT is a window of Candidatus Chryseobacterium colombiense DNA encoding:
- the rfbD gene encoding dTDP-4-dehydrorhamnose reductase: MKKILVIGSNGQLGSCIKHIAENFENKYEFIFTDSQALNVTNSEQIQSFFYDNKPDFCINASAYTAVDLAEKEPEKAFAVNAEGVANIAEACAEFKTVLIHVSTDYVFDGETNLDYAEDDFTNPIGVYGQSKLKGEELALDINPKTIILRTSWLYSEFNKNFVKTMLNLFSQKEELGIVADQFGQPTNANDLAEAIMEIIETKNKTFGIFHFSNYPETTWFEFAQKIAEFSKSSIKLNPLTTEQYPTPAKRPKRSTMCLDKIEKFYKIEPKHWENSLEDCVEVLTK
- a CDS encoding acyl-CoA thioesterase, whose amino-acid sequence is MEKEVSTTVKVRFSDCDPIGHLNNVKYLDYMFNAREDHVETFYGFTYEEYTKKTGCTWIAIQNEIAYLKEVRYNTSVVISSKTIDIQDRTAKVEILMKSLDEKTIHAVLWVTVIYFNVKTRRSEVHPEDIKETFHKFYMDLEQKDFQSRVKFLRSQNAKNS
- a CDS encoding OmpH family outer membrane protein, producing MKKLSVLFTAIMMVVSVGMAKAQKSATLNVAAVLNAMPEKTKADADLKTFIDSKQAEIKKKGDAGQAKLKQYSEEASKKTAEENKAREAELQKIQEEIAQMQDKAMKDSQAKQDALYAPIETKLNAAIEKVAKANTIDFVLDANSSALIYKNGPDITADVKKELGLK
- a CDS encoding OmpH family outer membrane protein; its protein translation is MKNFKTIFAIFFLICFGISNAQKVGVVDTQAILDKLPQYKEAEARLNSQIDTWQTDLQNLQAEYEKKRSAFENEKVLLIGDQLKLREKEVMDLDKNIKTTTSLRFGTNGEISKLRANLVQPFQDQIWNAIKTMSEKNGLGIVLDKSNDVNVIFLQKRFDYTDKVLDILLKGTTTKEKKN